Proteins from a single region of Dehalococcoidia bacterium:
- a CDS encoding ABC transporter ATP-binding protein produces MIKIRALDFSYENTKALKNINIDIGKMSTGFLGPNGSGKTTVLKILCGILNVPNDNIYIDGMSIENFSKRELSKKVAIVTQDLEPTFDFSVREIIEMGRYPYLNTFGFLSKSDKSVINKTIEKLDLASLSNKNVDEISSGEKQKVRIARALVQEPKYLLLDEPTSNLDLSNKILILDVIRDIISDGTKVIITSHDIKFIEEITDDCFMISEGEILCKGETKKIINESNILNLFDLKTLPEWVI; encoded by the coding sequence ATGATAAAAATTAGAGCTTTAGATTTTAGTTATGAAAATACTAAAGCTCTAAAGAACATCAATATAGATATTGGAAAAATGTCTACTGGCTTTCTTGGACCAAATGGGTCTGGTAAAACTACAGTACTAAAGATATTATGCGGAATATTAAATGTTCCGAATGACAATATCTATATTGATGGTATGTCAATCGAGAATTTTTCAAAAAGAGAATTATCAAAAAAGGTTGCAATAGTTACTCAAGATTTAGAACCTACTTTTGATTTCTCAGTAAGAGAAATAATTGAAATGGGAAGGTATCCATACTTAAATACTTTTGGCTTTTTATCTAAATCAGATAAATCAGTTATAAATAAAACAATTGAAAAGTTAGATTTAGCTAGTTTATCCAATAAAAATGTTGACGAAATATCCTCTGGAGAAAAACAAAAAGTTAGAATAGCAAGAGCTTTAGTTCAAGAACCGAAATACTTGTTATTAGATGAACCTACATCAAATTTAGATCTTTCTAACAAAATATTAATTTTAGATGTTATTAGAGATATTATCTCTGATGGAACTAAAGTTATTATTACTTCACATGATATTAAGTTTATTGAAGAGATTACCGATGATTGTTTTATGATTTCAGAAGGTGAGATACTTTGCAAGGGAGAAACAAAAAAAATCATAAATGAATCAAATATATTAAATTTATTTGATCTTAAAACTTTACCTGAATGGGTAATATAA
- a CDS encoding ABC transporter substrate-binding protein, whose protein sequence is MKKIKLLLMSLLLFIFAVACQAGEDNTVVYDDNSSGGYSESLYDTEDHDADEDHDEDKEDHDSDEDHEAHDHDEDKEDHEAHDHDEDKEDHDSDEDHEAHDHDEEIIDALSKIEAIIEPENLSWPRKVLINDEEITITERPEKVLTISLGHDEILFGVSNTDQIAGTTSFAQEGGSNIEKKSEGLPIVTTDPETIISLSPDIVFADAYASIELMDTLKDVGITVIQTSLNNSSEGRKNDVWLMSYITGNLEKALFLSEDIDNKVKILNDLAKSNTDKTKNVITLSWWDAYWTAGNGSTEDSIIQLAGGKNVAAANGVESNNTIEKELLISMNPEMILITQSVQWGGQDFYDDLMSDESLASIEAIKNDEVYMVNSNWWTTLSYWNLKGSEELAKILWDLEDIENFGDFE, encoded by the coding sequence ATGAAAAAAATTAAGCTTTTATTAATGAGTTTATTATTGTTTATTTTTGCTGTTGCTTGTCAAGCAGGTGAAGATAACACAGTAGTATACGATGATAATAGTTCAGGTGGTTATTCAGAATCATTATATGATACAGAAGATCATGATGCAGATGAAGATCATGATGAAGATAAAGAAGATCATGATTCAGATGAAGATCATGAGGCACACGATCATGATGAAGATAAAGAAGATCATGAGGCACACGATCATGATGAAGATAAAGAAGATCATGATTCAGATGAAGATCACGAGGCACACGATCATGATGAAGAAATTATAGATGCACTTTCTAAAATTGAAGCTATTATAGAGCCAGAAAATTTATCATGGCCTAGAAAAGTTTTAATTAATGATGAAGAAATTACAATTACTGAAAGACCAGAAAAAGTATTAACAATTTCTTTAGGTCATGATGAAATATTGTTTGGTGTATCAAATACTGATCAAATTGCAGGAACAACCTCTTTTGCTCAAGAAGGTGGTAGTAACATAGAAAAAAAATCTGAAGGATTACCAATTGTGACAACTGATCCTGAAACAATAATTTCACTCTCACCTGACATAGTCTTTGCAGATGCTTATGCATCTATAGAATTAATGGATACATTGAAAGATGTAGGAATTACAGTTATTCAAACATCTTTAAATAATTCCTCTGAAGGAAGAAAAAATGATGTTTGGCTAATGTCTTACATAACAGGAAATTTGGAAAAAGCTTTATTTCTAAGTGAAGATATTGATAATAAAGTTAAAATCTTAAATGATTTAGCTAAATCAAATACTGATAAAACTAAAAATGTTATTACATTATCCTGGTGGGATGCATATTGGACAGCTGGAAATGGGTCAACCGAAGATTCAATCATCCAGTTGGCAGGTGGAAAAAACGTTGCAGCAGCTAATGGAGTAGAGTCAAATAATACAATAGAAAAAGAACTTTTGATTTCTATGAATCCTGAGATGATACTTATAACACAATCAGTTCAGTGGGGAGGTCAAGATTTTTATGATGACCTAATGTCAGATGAATCTCTTGCTTCAATTGAAGCTATAAAAAATGATGAAGTTTATATGGTAAACTCGAATTGGTGGACAACCCTATCCTATTGGAATCTTAAGGGATCTGAAGAATTAGCAAAAATATTATGGGATCTAGAAGATATAGAAAATTTTGGGGATTTTGAATGA
- a CDS encoding iron ABC transporter permease, translating to MKNINNASYNQIDKKNLLLIYLLSFLILSILISSISLSTGVFRIPLSDVFSIIFSSSHSGTVSESIIYDIRLPRILLSFFVGVALSISGAVMQGLFRNPLADPSILGVSAGSALGAVIPISFAIHSIHLLVVPSFSFLGGLLASIVVYLIFVSTGRKSTSVLLLGGIAIGTFLNALITLSVYLSDNPSQMRAIFYWLIGGFESTRWEHLYVTIPIIIISLLFLIYKSKEINLIMIGDDYASSLGINVNKTLLSCLVFTSLATSAAVSVSGILAFVGLVVPHIVRLLIGNDNRLVIPLSAFLGGFFVVSMDFIARVIFASVDIRVGVLMSLIGGPFFIFLIFKNNLVRSKK from the coding sequence ATGAAAAATATAAATAACGCTTCATACAATCAAATAGATAAAAAAAATCTACTTCTAATTTATTTATTATCTTTCCTTATTTTATCAATATTGATTTCATCAATATCTCTTTCAACAGGTGTGTTTAGAATACCTTTGTCAGATGTTTTTTCAATTATTTTTTCTTCTAGTCATTCAGGCACTGTTAGTGAATCAATAATTTATGATATTAGATTACCAAGAATACTTTTATCCTTTTTTGTTGGAGTTGCTCTATCTATATCTGGTGCTGTAATGCAAGGATTGTTCAGGAATCCTTTAGCTGATCCATCTATTTTGGGAGTTTCAGCAGGATCAGCTTTGGGTGCTGTTATTCCAATATCTTTTGCAATTCATTCAATTCACCTATTAGTAGTTCCATCTTTTTCATTTTTAGGAGGATTGCTAGCTTCGATTGTAGTTTATTTGATATTTGTATCAACTGGAAGAAAATCAACTTCTGTACTTTTGTTAGGTGGTATAGCAATAGGTACATTCCTAAATGCATTAATAACACTTTCAGTATATCTAAGCGATAACCCATCACAAATGAGAGCAATTTTTTATTGGTTAATTGGAGGCTTTGAATCAACTAGGTGGGAACATTTGTATGTAACTATACCAATAATAATTATTTCATTATTATTTTTAATTTATAAATCTAAAGAAATAAATCTCATTATGATCGGAGATGATTATGCATCTTCATTGGGGATAAATGTAAATAAAACCCTATTATCCTGTTTAGTATTTACCTCTCTTGCTACATCAGCAGCAGTTTCAGTAAGTGGAATTTTAGCTTTTGTAGGACTTGTGGTACCCCATATCGTAAGACTCTTAATCGGAAACGATAATAGATTGGTTATTCCATTATCTGCATTTCTTGGTGGTTTTTTTGTAGTCTCAATGGATTTTATTGCAAGAGTTATATTTGCTTCAGTTGATATAAGAGTTGGAGTTTTAATGAGTCTTATAGGTGGACCCTTTTTTATATTTTTGATTTTTAAAAACAATTTAGTAAGGAGTAAAAAATGA
- a CDS encoding NAD/NADP octopine/nopaline dehydrogenase family protein, which translates to MSKNITVMGSGNTGLSTALKLKNDGHNVCLFELPEFSESTSKMKENLSLSLLSEKINLKLDLITNDANQAAEYSKIIILCVPAYAHHSYAKILSGKVTNEHIVVLMPGTLGSLELKSYFLDNNSEIPIIGETDTSPFVCRKTGNSEAVILGEVPNLGIGIMPKSKTAETINVLSDFFTGLVSYEDVLECGLSSLNPVMHPAGVILNAGRIEKSEGEFFFYNEGITESVSGVIESVDLERRKIGDFFGYKLDNVADSFHNAGFGQKGTLRETISSSDMLTSLKAPGVINHRWLTEDISYGIYTWSAIGEKFEINTHTMKTLIEMGSILLKKDLKKTGRKLKDLGIEKMTLDEIKNYL; encoded by the coding sequence ATGTCTAAAAATATTACCGTTATGGGGTCAGGTAATACTGGCCTTTCTACTGCTCTTAAATTAAAAAATGATGGTCATAATGTATGTTTGTTTGAATTACCAGAATTCTCTGAATCTACGAGCAAAATGAAAGAAAACCTTTCTTTAAGTCTTCTTTCAGAAAAAATTAATTTAAAACTAGACCTTATAACAAATGATGCCAATCAGGCTGCTGAATATTCCAAAATAATTATACTTTGTGTACCTGCATATGCTCATCATTCCTATGCAAAGATATTAAGTGGAAAAGTAACAAATGAACATATAGTTGTATTAATGCCTGGTACATTGGGTTCTTTAGAGCTAAAGTCCTACTTCTTGGATAATAATTCAGAAATACCAATTATTGGTGAAACAGACACATCACCTTTTGTATGCAGAAAGACTGGTAATTCAGAAGCTGTAATATTAGGAGAGGTTCCAAATTTAGGAATAGGGATAATGCCAAAATCTAAAACAGCGGAAACCATTAATGTCTTATCTGATTTTTTCACTGGACTAGTCTCATATGAGGATGTTCTAGAATGCGGTTTATCTTCATTAAATCCAGTAATGCATCCTGCTGGAGTTATTCTAAACGCAGGAAGAATAGAAAAATCTGAAGGAGAATTCTTTTTTTATAATGAAGGGATTACAGAAAGTGTATCTGGTGTAATTGAATCTGTTGATCTTGAAAGAAGAAAGATAGGAGATTTTTTTGGATATAAATTAGATAACGTTGCAGATTCTTTCCATAACGCAGGATTTGGCCAGAAAGGTACCCTTAGAGAAACAATATCTAGTAGCGATATGCTTACTTCACTGAAAGCTCCTGGAGTAATAAACCATCGATGGCTAACAGAAGACATATCATATGGTATTTACACTTGGAGTGCAATAGGTGAAAAATTTGAAATTAATACTCATACTATGAAAACTCTCATAGAAATGGGATCAATATTACTCAAAAAAGATCTTAAGAAAACTGGGAGAAAACTTAAAGATTTAGGTATAGAAAAAATGACTTTAGATGAAATAAAAAATTATTTATAA